Proteins encoded within one genomic window of Panacibacter microcysteis:
- a CDS encoding SRPBCC domain-containing protein, giving the protein MEKITLSVNIEAPKEKVWKILWSDDTYRKWTAVFSEGSHVVTDNWKQDSKVLFLDGNGCGMVSRVAANRPNEFMSFEHLGEVKDGAEDTTSERVKQWSGSKENYTLTETGNNTLLQLDMDITEDFKDYFLNTCPAALQNVKQLAEAE; this is encoded by the coding sequence ATCTGTAAACATTGAGGCCCCAAAAGAAAAAGTGTGGAAAATATTGTGGAGTGATGACACCTACCGGAAATGGACCGCTGTTTTTTCTGAAGGTTCGCACGTTGTAACCGATAACTGGAAACAAGACAGCAAAGTATTGTTCCTGGATGGCAATGGTTGCGGTATGGTTAGCCGGGTTGCGGCAAACAGGCCAAACGAGTTTATGTCTTTTGAACACCTGGGAGAAGTAAAAGACGGCGCAGAAGATACCACCAGCGAAAGGGTAAAGCAGTGGAGTGGCTCAAAAGAAAATTACACACTTACAGAAACAGGCAACAACACATTACTTCAGCTTGATATGGACATTACCGAAGACTTTAAAGATTATTTTTTAAATACCTGCCCGGCAGCTTTGCAAAACGTAAAGCAACTTGCCGAAGCTGAATAA